A portion of the Adhaeribacter radiodurans genome contains these proteins:
- a CDS encoding GAF domain-containing protein, protein MELLQINTPQLVENVLPFRLSFRPFIHYLRKRKQEVPLNSGLIFLYDYLITRFTPFLDSEALEVITNTESLDELFTLIKHSVLPLIHQGDEIPYAIGLPHHPLTLFHYSETFKRLTNSTEKQPPHSDLVTMRENLLRALYKLVLEKCYHVSISTSLSPWLTIKKEIEGLTKYYRLRIDFRFVEPHPPGTLSPLQPDWIDFAEKNIQTVEELPVPIPLEQFTFNGFCFFLLEDVTEQATLQELKEVFVHLQSEEESGIYYRFEKALRNLCGQKDIQIGLMPFLQVNGQYVHHAPYTSRSIFLRHSAYPSNEKSKPKVQDLIERIARKPEPRIMNDLVDAKNPPQRLLRRNGFGSFIIYPLVVANNAIGMLEIGSPHVGALNKEVLRKIEQAIPMVIELLLYQRNQFKNSMEEIVRQKFTLLQPALEWKFNEAAWAYLRQGEDVPFEEEATQVIFEQVFPFYGAIDVRNSSTERNKAIQQDFMRQFRFVGEILQLPNLPTYQVRPEKLLAKSWYWQRRLIEKISPEDEEQITDFLKHEINPYFRFLHQNHPDFNTWVQPYLEITNSTTGLYQEKYQAYEKSMALINTTVNSYLEQESKNIQVIYPHYFEKFRTDGLEYNLYMGASIAPWLPFGAEHLQQIRYWQLSSMVQMAALTHQLLPNLPLPLQTTQLILAHSHPVDIKFRLDEHRFDVEGSYSIRYEILKKRLDKAHLKGTTERLTQPNTIALVYTTRTEIEEFLPVIHHLQQEKKLGPEIEFLELELLQGVTGLKALRLHINYISTHNGNAGA, encoded by the coding sequence ATGGAGCTACTGCAAATAAATACTCCCCAGCTAGTAGAAAACGTGTTGCCTTTTCGGTTATCCTTTCGGCCGTTTATTCATTATTTGCGCAAACGAAAGCAAGAAGTTCCGTTAAATTCGGGTCTTATTTTCTTGTACGATTATCTGATTACCCGCTTTACTCCTTTTTTGGATTCGGAAGCCTTAGAAGTAATTACCAATACTGAATCTTTAGATGAACTTTTTACGCTGATTAAACACAGCGTTTTGCCCTTAATTCATCAGGGGGATGAAATTCCTTACGCTATTGGCTTGCCTCATCATCCGCTTACTTTATTTCATTATTCCGAAACTTTTAAGCGTCTCACTAATTCTACGGAAAAGCAGCCTCCCCACTCAGACCTGGTTACTATGCGCGAAAATTTGTTACGCGCGTTGTATAAGCTGGTACTGGAGAAATGCTACCACGTTTCTATCAGTACCAGCTTATCGCCATGGCTGACCATTAAAAAAGAAATAGAAGGACTTACTAAATATTACCGCCTCCGCATCGATTTCCGGTTTGTGGAACCGCATCCACCGGGTACTTTATCTCCTCTGCAACCAGATTGGATTGATTTTGCCGAAAAAAACATACAGACGGTGGAAGAACTACCGGTGCCTATACCTCTGGAGCAATTTACGTTCAATGGATTCTGTTTTTTTCTGTTGGAAGATGTTACCGAACAAGCAACTCTTCAGGAATTAAAAGAAGTATTTGTGCACCTGCAATCGGAAGAGGAAAGTGGTATTTACTATAGGTTCGAAAAAGCATTGCGTAACCTGTGTGGCCAGAAAGACATTCAAATTGGATTAATGCCTTTTTTGCAGGTAAACGGCCAATATGTGCACCACGCACCATATACTTCCCGCAGTATTTTCCTCAGGCATTCGGCTTACCCCAGTAATGAAAAAAGTAAACCCAAGGTACAGGATTTAATAGAAAGAATTGCTAGGAAGCCTGAGCCTCGGATAATGAATGATCTCGTAGATGCTAAAAATCCACCGCAACGGCTTCTTCGCCGCAATGGGTTCGGTAGCTTTATAATATATCCGTTGGTAGTTGCAAATAATGCCATAGGTATGCTCGAAATTGGTAGTCCGCATGTAGGTGCCCTGAATAAAGAAGTCTTACGCAAGATTGAACAAGCCATTCCGATGGTAATAGAATTACTGCTATACCAACGGAATCAGTTCAAAAACAGCATGGAAGAAATTGTGCGGCAAAAATTTACTTTACTACAGCCGGCATTAGAGTGGAAATTTAATGAGGCTGCCTGGGCTTACCTGCGGCAAGGGGAAGACGTGCCATTCGAAGAAGAAGCTACACAGGTAATTTTTGAGCAAGTTTTTCCTTTTTACGGCGCTATAGATGTACGCAATTCTTCCACGGAACGTAACAAGGCCATTCAGCAGGATTTTATGCGACAATTCCGTTTTGTTGGCGAAATATTGCAGTTACCTAATTTGCCTACCTACCAGGTTCGGCCCGAAAAATTATTAGCAAAGAGCTGGTACTGGCAGCGCCGCCTGATAGAAAAAATTAGCCCGGAAGATGAAGAACAGATTACTGATTTTTTAAAACACGAAATAAACCCCTATTTCCGGTTTTTGCACCAGAATCATCCTGATTTTAACACTTGGGTGCAGCCTTATCTGGAGATTACCAATTCTACTACCGGTCTTTACCAGGAAAAATACCAGGCCTACGAAAAAAGTATGGCACTCATAAATACTACGGTTAATTCTTATCTGGAGCAAGAGTCAAAAAATATTCAAGTTATTTATCCGCATTATTTTGAGAAATTTCGCACCGATGGTTTAGAATACAATTTGTACATGGGAGCTTCTATTGCGCCCTGGTTGCCGTTTGGGGCAGAACATTTGCAGCAAATTCGCTATTGGCAGCTTTCTTCTATGGTGCAAATGGCTGCTTTAACGCACCAGCTTTTACCAAACTTACCTTTACCGTTGCAAACTACTCAACTTATATTAGCGCATTCGCACCCGGTAGATATTAAGTTTCGGCTCGACGAACACCGGTTTGATGTAGAAGGTTCGTATAGTATCCGGTACGAAATACTTAAAAAGCGCTTGGATAAAGCCCACCTGAAAGGAACAACCGAGCGACTCACGCAACCCAATACCATAGCCCTGGTTTATACTACCCGCACCGAAATAGAAGAATTCTTGCCAGTTATCCATCATTTACAACAAGAAAAAAAGCTGGGTCCGGAGATAGAATTTCTGGAACTGGAGTTGTTGCAAGGAGTTACGGGTTTAAAGGCTCTTCGCCTGCACATTAACTACATTAGTACGCACAATGGTAACGCGGGTGCTTAA
- a CDS encoding CPBP family intramembrane glutamic endopeptidase yields the protein MENELRPVWSRIFNFNWKFGLFLVLVICIPRFILVLIANSTGNYGSIGLIMLISAVAPFLFLTKYGRKKIGLTRPRKYSGLVLALIAGLIVSFLLYYIGQSIYGNHYENWYNYIGRSYKIPTQINSHDKAILFAVVALTGMIFSPIGEELFFRGIVHASFANSIGEKKASIVDSSAFAVTHISHFGFVYINQQWHFLTTSTLIWVVSMFLVSVLFFVFKQYSGSILGAITCHAAFNLGMIYCIFYLL from the coding sequence ATGGAAAATGAACTAAGACCCGTTTGGAGCAGAATTTTTAATTTTAATTGGAAATTTGGTTTATTCTTAGTTCTGGTAATTTGTATTCCAAGGTTTATTTTAGTTCTAATAGCAAATTCAACGGGTAATTATGGCTCTATTGGATTAATTATGCTCATTTCTGCTGTTGCCCCTTTTCTGTTCCTGACTAAATATGGCCGGAAGAAGATCGGCCTTACCAGACCTAGAAAATATTCCGGGCTTGTTCTTGCTCTTATTGCCGGGCTAATTGTTAGCTTCTTGTTGTATTACATAGGTCAGAGTATATACGGCAACCACTACGAAAATTGGTATAACTATATTGGCAGGTCGTATAAAATACCCACCCAAATAAATTCTCATGACAAGGCTATTTTATTTGCCGTTGTTGCTTTAACCGGAATGATTTTTAGCCCCATTGGAGAAGAACTGTTTTTCAGGGGCATTGTTCACGCTAGTTTTGCTAATTCTATTGGGGAGAAAAAAGCATCCATTGTTGATAGCTCTGCTTTTGCCGTTACCCATATTTCCCACTTCGGATTCGTCTATATCAATCAGCAATGGCATTTTCTGACAACTTCAACTTTGATTTGGGTAGTAAGTATGTTTTTAGTTAGTGTGCTGTTTTTTGTTTTTAAGCAATACTCCGGTTCTATTTTAGGAGCCATTACTTGTCATGCGGCTTTTAACTTAGGAATGATTTATTGCATTTTTTATCTTTTATAA
- a CDS encoding TonB-dependent receptor produces MTKLIIYTLFIFGAMPVLAQNTLFGKVVDQATQEPLIGATVYLPDLRKGAATTETGNFQIRNLPRGRFLVQISYVGYVSTARSITISGETTLDFPLAASATEINTVVITGVSASTEMRRNPVPTSVIEGTQLRQRSANNIIDAIAHSPGISQISTGAAISKPVIRGLSANRVITLNNGMRQEGQQWGDEHGIEIDEASVDRAEIVKGPGSIMYGSDAMAGVINFLAADPVEEGRIIGNVSAGYQTNNRLQAYSLFNAGNINGFNWQARLSNKQAGNYRNRYDGPVYNSGFNELNASGYIGLNKSWGFSHLNFSTFNQEVGLVEGERDADGNFLKLVPETDTSFTEQAVMPADLKGYHLDIPKQSINHRRIASQNNFIIGASRLNVNVDWQQNLRKEFGNILDENEKSLFFDLQTISYDAKYFLPEAHGWETTFGISGMHQQNKNKGVEFLIPEYQMRDAGVFAFTRKTMGALNISGGLRLDERWLTSDALYLNENEEPVTNLLDATTTKFAGFKTRFSNISGSVGGTYAFSENVSVKVNAARGFRAPNISELAANGIHEGTIRYEVGNPALNPETSFQVDAGLNVNTEHITLDISGFHNAVQQYIFAEKLESRFGGDSLSGDPNDLASTFKYVQGNARLLGGELSLDIHPHPLDWLHFENTFSLVRGHQVNQPDSTRNLPFIPATRLQSEIRINFKKVGPVFRNVYARLELEHNFRQNRFYSAFGTETATPAYSLVNGGLGTDITNGKRILGTLSIMSSNIFDVAYQNHLSRLKYAALNEVTGRRGVFNMGRNFGVRLAIPLTFSSHRH; encoded by the coding sequence ATGACTAAACTCATTATATATACCTTATTTATTTTTGGGGCAATGCCTGTTTTAGCCCAGAATACTTTATTCGGCAAAGTTGTGGATCAGGCTACTCAGGAACCTTTAATTGGTGCCACTGTTTACCTGCCGGACCTTAGAAAAGGAGCCGCAACCACCGAAACTGGCAATTTTCAAATCCGAAATTTACCACGGGGCCGGTTTTTAGTGCAAATTAGTTATGTAGGGTACGTGAGCACAGCTCGCTCTATTACTATTAGCGGCGAAACTACCCTTGATTTTCCGCTTGCTGCTTCCGCTACCGAAATAAACACGGTAGTTATAACCGGCGTATCGGCTTCCACGGAAATGCGCCGTAATCCGGTACCAACATCGGTTATAGAAGGCACCCAGCTTCGGCAACGATCTGCCAATAATATTATTGATGCTATTGCGCATTCCCCAGGTATTTCTCAAATCTCTACGGGTGCAGCTATCTCCAAACCAGTTATCCGTGGACTTAGTGCTAACCGGGTGATAACGCTAAATAATGGCATGCGGCAGGAAGGGCAACAATGGGGCGATGAACACGGCATTGAAATCGACGAAGCATCCGTAGACCGGGCTGAAATAGTAAAGGGTCCGGGTAGCATTATGTACGGCTCTGATGCCATGGCTGGAGTTATAAATTTTCTAGCCGCTGACCCTGTAGAAGAAGGCCGGATTATTGGCAACGTAAGTGCGGGATATCAAACGAACAACCGGTTACAAGCTTACTCATTATTTAACGCAGGTAACATTAACGGTTTTAACTGGCAAGCTCGTTTAAGCAACAAGCAAGCAGGTAATTACCGTAACCGTTACGATGGACCGGTATACAACTCTGGCTTTAACGAACTAAACGCCAGCGGTTATATTGGTCTAAATAAAAGTTGGGGATTTTCTCACTTAAATTTCAGCACGTTTAACCAGGAAGTTGGTTTAGTGGAAGGCGAACGCGATGCCGATGGTAATTTTCTGAAATTAGTACCAGAAACGGATACTAGTTTTACAGAACAAGCTGTAATGCCAGCCGACCTAAAAGGATATCACCTGGATATTCCAAAACAAAGTATAAACCACCGCCGGATTGCCTCACAGAATAATTTTATTATTGGTGCATCGCGCTTAAACGTGAATGTCGATTGGCAGCAAAATCTTCGGAAAGAATTTGGTAATATTTTAGATGAAAATGAAAAATCCTTATTCTTCGATTTGCAAACTATAAGCTACGATGCTAAGTATTTTCTGCCGGAAGCACATGGTTGGGAAACTACGTTTGGCATAAGCGGCATGCACCAGCAAAACAAAAACAAGGGCGTAGAATTTCTAATTCCGGAATACCAGATGCGCGATGCTGGAGTATTTGCTTTTACCCGAAAAACAATGGGCGCTTTAAATATAAGCGGCGGTTTGCGCCTAGATGAGCGTTGGCTAACTTCCGATGCCCTTTATTTAAACGAAAATGAAGAGCCGGTAACCAATCTATTGGATGCAACTACCACAAAGTTTGCCGGCTTTAAAACCCGCTTCTCCAATATATCCGGTAGTGTGGGCGGTACGTACGCCTTCTCCGAAAATGTATCGGTTAAAGTAAATGCGGCCCGCGGTTTTCGGGCGCCAAATATTTCCGAATTAGCGGCTAATGGTATTCATGAAGGTACTATTCGTTACGAAGTTGGTAATCCTGCTTTAAATCCTGAAACCAGTTTTCAGGTAGATGCAGGCTTAAATGTGAATACCGAGCACATTACCTTAGATATTAGTGGCTTTCATAATGCGGTACAACAATACATTTTTGCCGAAAAGCTGGAAAGCAGGTTTGGTGGCGATTCACTCAGCGGTGACCCTAATGATCTGGCTTCTACGTTCAAGTACGTACAAGGTAATGCCCGCCTGCTGGGTGGCGAATTAAGTTTAGATATTCACCCGCACCCGCTGGATTGGTTGCATTTTGAAAATACTTTTTCGCTGGTGCGGGGCCATCAGGTAAACCAGCCCGATTCTACCCGGAATTTACCTTTTATTCCTGCGACCCGATTGCAGTCTGAAATCCGGATTAACTTTAAAAAAGTAGGGCCAGTGTTTCGTAATGTTTATGCCCGTCTAGAATTAGAACATAATTTTAGGCAAAACCGTTTTTACAGTGCCTTTGGTACCGAAACGGCTACCCCTGCTTACTCGCTGGTAAATGGCGGCTTAGGTACTGATATAACCAATGGCAAACGTATACTAGGTACTCTTTCTATTATGTCCAGTAACATATTTGATGTTGCCTACCAAAATCATTTGAGTCGGTTAAAATACGCTGCTTTAAATGAGGTTACTGGTCGTCGAGGAGTATTTAATATGGGTCGCAACTTTGGGGTGCGTTTAGCTATACCTTTAACTTTCTCCAGTCATCGCCATTAA
- a CDS encoding prolyl oligopeptidase family serine peptidase, with amino-acid sequence MNKIPLIVLASGLGLLTACKSSENNNQNIKTEMVTETPVQEVVEPMRKLSFPHSVTSKINQVDNYHGTTVADPYRWLENDTAKVVKEWVEAQNELTFGYLEKIPFRQKIRQRLTKIWNYPKYEAPFKEGNKYYYFKNNGLQNQKILYVQDGLKGTPTVFLDPNKLSEDGTTAISTISFSANGDYMAYGTSGGGSDWNEFYVIETASKKKLADSLQWIKFSDAAWFKDGFFYSRYNEPKTGSKMANKNENHKVYYHKIGTTQAEDQLIYEDKNHSNRLFFAQTTEDERFLVISATEGASSINALYYKDLTSDKAEIKPLVNNFEAEYVLVENLGDKLLVRTNKNAPHYQLVLIDPDKPNPDNWQVVIPESEDVLDNVSLVNNKLLVTYMRNASSHLLVHDTKGKLLSQVKLPTLGTVTGFGGKKTDKEIFYTFNSFTYPSTIYKYTVATNKSELYRKPQVAVQMDSYETKQIFYTSKDGTKIPMFIVHKKGLTLDGKNPTYLYGYGGFNVSILPGFSISRMLWLENNGVLAIPNIRGGGEFGEDWHKAGMLPYKQNVFDDFIAAAEYLINEKYTSPARLAIAGGSNGGLLIGAVSNQRPDLFKVALPAVGVMDMLRFHKFTIGWAWVEEYGSSDNPEQFKNLLAISPLHNIKEGVSYPATLVTTADHDDRVVPAHSFKYIATLQEKGAGPNPYLIRVDVNAGHGAGKATSLLINEATDIWSFIYYNMGLNPYRGKKV; translated from the coding sequence ATGAATAAAATACCTTTGATAGTATTAGCCAGCGGATTGGGCCTGCTAACAGCTTGTAAATCTTCCGAAAATAATAATCAGAATATAAAAACCGAAATGGTTACCGAAACACCCGTACAAGAAGTTGTGGAACCCATGCGCAAGTTAAGTTTCCCGCATTCCGTTACATCTAAAATTAATCAGGTAGATAACTATCACGGCACAACTGTAGCAGATCCGTACCGTTGGCTCGAAAATGATACGGCTAAAGTAGTAAAAGAATGGGTAGAGGCGCAGAATGAACTTACGTTTGGCTATTTAGAAAAAATTCCTTTCCGGCAAAAAATTAGGCAACGGCTAACTAAAATCTGGAATTATCCGAAATACGAAGCCCCCTTTAAAGAAGGAAATAAATATTATTATTTTAAAAATAATGGCTTGCAAAACCAGAAAATACTTTACGTGCAGGATGGTTTAAAAGGTACTCCTACGGTTTTTTTAGACCCAAACAAACTATCCGAAGATGGTACCACCGCAATAAGTACAATAAGCTTTTCGGCTAACGGCGATTACATGGCCTATGGTACTTCGGGTGGAGGTTCTGATTGGAACGAATTTTACGTAATAGAAACGGCTAGTAAGAAGAAACTTGCTGATTCTTTGCAGTGGATTAAGTTTTCGGATGCCGCCTGGTTTAAAGACGGGTTCTTTTATAGCCGCTACAACGAACCAAAAACCGGTTCTAAAATGGCGAATAAAAACGAGAACCATAAAGTGTATTACCATAAAATAGGTACCACCCAAGCCGAAGATCAATTAATTTACGAAGACAAAAATCATTCGAACCGTTTGTTTTTTGCCCAAACTACCGAAGATGAACGTTTTTTGGTTATTAGTGCTACGGAAGGAGCTAGTTCCATTAATGCCTTGTACTATAAAGATCTTACCAGCGACAAAGCCGAAATTAAACCTTTAGTAAATAATTTCGAGGCCGAGTATGTATTAGTAGAAAACTTAGGCGATAAATTGCTGGTTCGAACCAATAAAAATGCCCCGCATTATCAGTTAGTCCTTATTGATCCGGACAAACCCAACCCAGATAATTGGCAAGTAGTTATTCCGGAATCGGAAGATGTGCTGGATAATGTGTCTTTAGTAAATAATAAATTGTTGGTTACCTACATGCGCAATGCCTCCAGTCATTTGTTAGTGCACGATACTAAAGGTAAACTTTTGAGTCAGGTAAAATTACCAACGCTAGGCACGGTAACTGGCTTTGGAGGTAAAAAAACGGACAAGGAAATTTTTTATACTTTTAATTCTTTTACCTACCCAAGTACTATTTATAAATACACCGTAGCTACTAATAAATCAGAATTATACCGCAAACCTCAGGTAGCGGTACAGATGGATAGTTACGAAACCAAGCAGATATTTTATACCAGTAAGGATGGGACTAAAATTCCGATGTTTATTGTGCATAAAAAAGGCTTAACCTTAGATGGTAAAAACCCAACCTATTTATATGGATACGGCGGCTTTAATGTTTCCATTTTACCGGGTTTCAGTATTTCGCGCATGTTATGGCTCGAAAATAATGGAGTTCTGGCTATTCCTAACATCCGGGGCGGAGGGGAGTTTGGCGAAGATTGGCATAAGGCGGGAATGCTGCCTTACAAACAAAACGTTTTTGATGATTTTATTGCAGCAGCAGAATATTTAATTAATGAAAAGTATACGAGTCCGGCCCGATTGGCAATTGCCGGTGGTTCTAACGGTGGCTTATTAATTGGTGCCGTAAGTAACCAGCGTCCGGATTTATTTAAAGTAGCCCTGCCCGCTGTTGGCGTTATGGACATGTTGCGGTTTCATAAATTTACTATTGGTTGGGCCTGGGTAGAAGAATATGGCTCCAGCGATAATCCCGAGCAATTTAAAAACTTATTAGCTATTTCGCCGCTGCATAATATTAAAGAAGGTGTTAGTTACCCTGCCACGCTTGTTACTACTGCCGACCACGACGACCGGGTAGTGCCGGCGCATTCTTTTAAATACATTGCTACCTTGCAGGAAAAAGGTGCAGGACCCAATCCTTACTTAATTCGGGTAGATGTAAATGCAGGGCACGGAGCAGGTAAAGCTACTTCTTTGCTCATTAACGAAGCCACCGATATTTGGTCTTTTATTTACTATAATATGGGTCTGAACCCGTATAGGGGTAAAAAAGTGTAA
- a CDS encoding multidrug effflux MFS transporter — translation MLPGRLTSTIFAAYYYHYPMTRQKYFSLILILGTLTALGPFSIDMYLPGFPAIAQDLRTTVADVALSLSSFFIGISAGQLLYGPLLDRFGRKSPLYAGLFIYVLSSVACAFATSIDSLIVLRFIQAIGSCAAAVASVAMVRDLFPIEDNAKVFSLLMLVVGVSPMVAPTVGGYVTADFGWQMVFLILAAMGAAILVAVYFGLPESSSPDPTYSLKPKPILTNFFAVLKVPQFYTYAFSGAISFAGLLAYVSGSPLLFMEIFKVSEKQYGWIFAFLSIGLIGASQVNSILLKKYRSEQIILTALFCQALTALLFVIATNLGWLGLFETIAFIFVYLCCLGFTFPNASALSMRPFSKNAGSASALMGASQMGFGALATVLLSLFEARSAVPMTSLMLGSTLLALFILLLGRKAIPATKDQPEVEAPVGMLH, via the coding sequence ATGCTTCCTGGTCGGTTAACTTCTACTATCTTTGCCGCTTATTATTACCATTACCCCATGACTCGCCAAAAATACTTTTCGCTTATCCTGATTTTAGGTACCCTTACTGCGCTTGGCCCTTTTTCCATTGATATGTATTTGCCCGGTTTTCCGGCCATTGCTCAAGATTTACGCACTACCGTGGCGGATGTGGCTCTTTCTTTATCCAGCTTTTTTATTGGTATTTCAGCGGGGCAGCTTTTGTACGGTCCCTTATTAGACCGCTTTGGACGAAAAAGTCCGTTATACGCCGGCTTGTTCATATATGTACTTTCTTCGGTGGCTTGTGCCTTTGCTACCTCCATCGACAGTTTAATAGTATTGCGCTTTATTCAGGCAATTGGCAGTTGCGCCGCAGCAGTAGCTTCGGTAGCCATGGTGCGCGATTTATTTCCGATTGAAGACAATGCTAAAGTTTTTTCGCTGCTCATGCTGGTAGTAGGAGTTTCGCCGATGGTAGCTCCTACGGTAGGCGGTTATGTAACGGCTGATTTTGGCTGGCAAATGGTATTTTTAATTTTAGCAGCTATGGGAGCAGCCATTTTAGTGGCAGTTTATTTTGGCCTACCAGAAAGCAGTTCACCCGACCCTACTTATTCTCTAAAACCCAAACCTATACTTACTAATTTCTTTGCCGTTTTAAAAGTACCACAATTTTATACGTATGCGTTCTCGGGGGCTATATCGTTTGCTGGCCTGCTCGCCTATGTATCGGGTTCGCCTTTGCTTTTTATGGAAATATTTAAAGTAAGTGAAAAACAATACGGTTGGATTTTCGCCTTCCTTTCCATTGGTTTAATTGGGGCCAGTCAGGTAAACAGCATTTTACTAAAGAAATACCGCAGCGAACAAATTATTTTAACCGCTCTGTTTTGCCAGGCCCTTACTGCACTTTTATTTGTAATTGCCACTAACCTAGGCTGGCTGGGATTGTTTGAGACCATTGCTTTTATTTTTGTTTACCTGTGCTGTTTAGGCTTTACCTTTCCCAATGCTTCGGCCTTATCCATGCGCCCTTTTTCTAAAAATGCCGGTAGTGCCTCTGCTTTAATGGGCGCATCTCAAATGGGTTTTGGTGCCTTAGCTACAGTTTTATTAAGTTTATTCGAAGCTCGTTCGGCCGTGCCCATGACAAGCCTTATGTTAGGCTCCACTTTATTAGCGTTATTTATTTTATTACTCGGCCGTAAAGCCATACCTGCTACTAAAGATCAACCGGAAGTAGAAGCGCCAGTGGGGATGCTGCATTAA
- a CDS encoding GNAT family N-acetyltransferase, giving the protein MNISIRRGIATDLPQVYALIQELAIYEKAPDEVTNTLVDMQEDGFGPNPVFEFFVAEADNTVVGICLYYMAYSTWKGRMLYLEDLVITEAYRRYGVGKKLFDAFARRALELNVKRLKWQVLEWNEPAIKFYRKLNANLDPEWINCNMTAEQIADYVAANG; this is encoded by the coding sequence ATGAACATTTCTATTCGTCGGGGTATTGCAACCGATTTGCCGCAGGTGTATGCTTTAATTCAGGAGTTAGCTATTTACGAAAAAGCACCCGATGAGGTAACCAATACTCTTGTTGATATGCAGGAAGATGGTTTTGGCCCAAACCCGGTATTTGAATTTTTTGTAGCCGAAGCCGATAATACCGTCGTTGGCATTTGTTTGTATTACATGGCTTATTCTACCTGGAAAGGCCGGATGTTGTACCTGGAAGATTTAGTAATAACCGAAGCTTACCGCCGCTACGGAGTAGGCAAAAAGCTGTTCGATGCATTTGCTCGTCGGGCGTTAGAACTAAACGTAAAACGTTTAAAATGGCAAGTACTGGAATGGAACGAGCCAGCCATTAAATTCTACCGTAAGCTTAATGCCAACCTCGACCCAGAATGGATTAACTGCAACATGACAGCTGAACAAATAGCTGATTACGTAGCCGCGAATGGTTGA
- a CDS encoding DUF4286 family protein encodes MILYNVTINIDNTVAEDWLTWMKEVHIPEIMATTYFIKYQICKMLTEYEDNGGTTYAVQYFARHIADLEEFQRDFETELQKKHNARYPNKYVTFHSILEIMD; translated from the coding sequence ATGATTTTATATAATGTAACCATAAATATTGACAATACTGTTGCTGAGGATTGGCTAACGTGGATGAAGGAAGTACATATTCCTGAAATAATGGCTACTACTTATTTTATTAAGTACCAGATTTGTAAAATGCTGACGGAGTACGAAGACAATGGCGGCACTACCTACGCAGTACAATACTTTGCCCGCCACATAGCCGATTTAGAAGAATTTCAACGCGATTTTGAAACGGAGCTGCAGAAAAAACACAACGCACGTTACCCTAATAAATACGTCACGTTTCATTCTATTTTAGAAATTATGGATTGA